The genomic stretch aaatgttattttagttatttgcgTATGAAAATTGCCACCCTACTGTTGTTTATAATTTCAACCGTATAAAAAGTCTTGACAGATAAATAAAGCATTTTGAGCGTTTAGAAAAAGATTGCATGCAAAAGGGTTACATATAACAGCGGCCGGGAAAGTCAGATTTTACGTTTAACcccgactgcacgccaactgcaacatcggcatgcagttcccatacaagttgcagtcgggttgcagtccgtcgaCGGTAACATATCTGTACTGGCCCTAACAGTTAAGACTTCAATAAGGTGCAATGAAAACTAGCAAATACAACTtaggtaaatatttgtttattgtCACAGATTTTCAGAGCTCGTTTATAAttacaaatataattatatacaagtACTCACATTCGCAACAGATGCATCTACGCTTAGTTAAATGCATTGATGCAAAATTAGTTTTAATGGGAATTAAAAGATAGTAAAAAAACAGATCTTAAGTTATCATTTATCAATGGACGTCATCTTCTGATGTTTCTTCTaaaggtaattcttgacagttCAACTGtaaaaccaaaataaattagttaCAGACATGGATATTGAAACTACCTTTAAACTTTACTAggaacttctatgaaaataatttatttacaaacaagatataggtataaatacttacagtggtattactaaaagaaattaataactagcttgaatctaaaataggcccttgaggcattgtaccaaggatgctggcggcatttcctcgctgtatcgcaatgctcaTATCACACCGGTGTGAGGTAGCcaccagctcttcggtcacaaattattaataaatactaATTAATATTCCTTACCAAAGTCTCGTCATCAGGTACCCTAGATAGTAGATCCAGTATTTCATTATTAGGTATTCTATTCGGACGGAGGATTTTTCTTGTAAACTTGTGGATGCCTGAAAAGTGAACATTCAAATTTAATGAGGTTAAAAACCCACAATTAATAATGTTTCCAACTAGAACCCAAAAAAAACTCAGTCCGTAAAATTGTGTCTGTGATAAAAGTACCTctgttttttattgttatttttagatacacattattgataaaaaaataaacaaaaaataaattctaaGCAATAGAGGCATTAtgaaaaagttataaaaattcTTTGAACTTACCCCACAGCATGAAGATATATTTGACAGGAATAAGGAACATCACCAAAGCTATTACCAAAATGATGGTGATGCTTAGAAAACTCAGGAAAGGCACAGTAAAGTTGTATAAGCTGAAACAAAGCATATAGAATGTATATGCGATAATGTTACTATACCaatagatatacagggtggaaagataagtcgggccctggagggaaactaccttaaatccttaagctggctcattttacttaaaggagacattcctttatttttaaaaagaaacaaaactgcatttacagattttctaaaactcgcttgcctcgcccggggttcgaaccgactaaaaattcaaaaaaataaaaactagcaattttattctactagtcgatacagttaatgttaatgaaaacatttctccaagaaacattagatcttacactcgtctgtcgtacaaaatatccataaaatctaatatttaccacttaagattttttttgacaagccaaattgaagaaaaaagaaaaatactttgaatgcagttttgtttctttttgaaaataaaggaatgtctcctttaagtaaaatgagccagcttaaggatttaaggtagtttccctccatgggccgacttatctttccaccctgtatacaaaaCTTAGTTGTTTTTCAAGTGTAGACATAATAATATATGGTGGCTACATAAAATGTTTATGCTGTCTCAAATAGGACTTTATTGGAAATGAACATATTGATAAtgttaatttatataatattttgcattgttaatattttatcattttatcaCTTTCTTTGGACCTATTACGCGTCGAGATGATACATCTGTGGAACGACTTGTAGTGCAGGGAAAAGTCGAAGGCACAAGGCGCGGTAGGTCACCAATGCGTTGGTCAGACCTAGTCAAAAGTGCATTCAATGAACCACTCCATGAATGTCCAAGAAGGGCTAcagtacgggaggaatggcgacggattgtgaagcttgccaccggccctgacatgacgaccacgaccactctgacaagagtgtgacgacaaagaagaagaagaaatattttatatttggttCTTACTTTTTTACGCTTTCGCCGTAACTCGCTAGCTTGCCGATGGTATTTTGAACTGATTGTACCATTTCTTGCAAAGAGTTAATTTTTTGCCTTAAAGATGTCTTTTCTTcctgtaaaacaaataattaaagtgAAAAACATGTACGAGCCcagatgcaaattatttcgtccaGTTCCACGCAAaaacttttgtttattttaataaattttacacatgaacataaaatgacccagtaatgggaaccataatagcaatgtttaatgtacaTAGTTTATTTCGATCGTATAATAAAagtgcatgagacttttattgttgaaaaaaaggacttttcaaaaacgttgtccaaatcatattgttcTCTCCTAcaacagcactgctgcatgcatgggctcgagaCAAAATTGttagtacattggcagagccctgttgctttccctagtaattACAATTAAAACAACAAAGTATATCCTAgaattaatgtaaattaatgtgAATTAATGTAATTGCCTATAAATATTGAAACTAACCTTTTCGTTTTTAGTATGGTCATCTGTGGTTGTTGCTATACTATCTTCCTTAAAATACCTCCTCCCTGAAATTACAGagaaataatattttcaattgtaagaaaAGGTAAACTTAATCTTTGAATACAACAACGCCGTTGGTAGTGGTGGAGTTGTATGATTACAAAGCctgttttatggctcctcttcctctacacgatgggccaacgccggccactccaagggacgcatttatgcgttagagggagcaagtgatattgctatctcattctaccgcatggctggcccatcgtgtagaggagccataatgatAAAAGAGGACAATTATGTATTCAGGGTGATTTTATTTGCAACAGTAAAGTCCTAATCAATCGGGGATCAACAATAATTGGTTTccaagataaaaaaatatgtttttaaaaatattcaattgttCTTATCTGGCTGTCTTCAACGAtagtaatgtaattttactaaaTATTGTTGCTGAAGTCCAGTTTTTGACGGCAAGTCAGAAAACAACTTAAATCTTagtattttggtaaatgttaaTTTTTGATCACCAGTTTCTTATAGACTAGCGACCAACTAGCGACTCTTTTGCtccaaataaaatgtattattagCTCCTTAGAAACGGGTACATTAAAAAGTCACCCTAGTATTTAGGTAATTAAGAAATCTTTAATTTAGCTAGTATAAAAAGCTGTTATGGATTTTAAAAAGAATGTCAATTCATTCCTACATTATTGTTTGTTAAAAATCCAATCACCATAAACACAAATTGATTTCCAATTGAACAGATAAATTGTATAGTTTAGATGTTAGACAGCAGATGTCATTTCCGTGGCGGGTGAATTTATCAAAATGGACGTTTAATGGGCCATTTGCGGAAAGTAAATCGATAATTTACTAAACATCAGACATATATAATTCTTTCATTTCAATTTGATCTTTGTTAAACGCTAAGCGAGGTCCATTTTGCAGTAAGGGAATAGCGCTGTTAGGAGTTTGAGATAGAAACTAGATGGGAGTCGCTGAATGAATAATTTCAACTGATCATTGAAAATTTGCAACGCTTCGTAAAGCGCGGGCTTTATTGGTTTATTTAGTGAGGTAATAAACAAGGGAGATTCATTTGAAGtgtttattgttgaaattagaataataaactattacgCCAAAATATGGCACTGTGATGTTTCGCCTAAATTACGTTTGGTTTTGATCGTACTTTATGAATTATGAAGCTCCTATAATGTATGCCATAATTTTCTCAAATTTTACTTGCGATTATAGGTAGAGCATCAACTTGATTTTTCATAatacatagtttattttatagAGAAGTAATACCACACAGCACAACATtaataatagttttttattcTAAATTCACTTATAAAGCAAGATAAgcataataaaaatgtataatgcGAATGTAAAAGGACCTTGCGTCATCATGGATTAGGCATTGTCCAGGAATTGTGGACATTTAAAACCATTCGATAGCTAATATGCGGAGAGCGAAACCAAAGAGCCAGCATTAAATGCTTGATCTGAAGCATTTACTGACAACTAAAAGCAATATAATAAAGTGACAAATAGACAAaaggtataaataatataattataaaacctTATAAGTCCTAGACAGGCATAGTTGAAAAGGGGTTGACATCCGACGTCCAGGCAAATAgaagtatgtaggtaggtacttaatatctAGAAAACATCcaaattctgttttttttttcatggcgCATGGCCTTTTCCTTATTCTAAACCTCAAACGAAGACGAAAACTTACAAAATGAAAACTTACAAGAGAACAAGAAGTAGTTATCAGGGCGATACCAAATGAACGGCAACAGGAACAACAGCGGCAGCATCCAGACCCTGAAGATGGAACACATTACCATCCACACCAGCAGCGCGATCATGTTCCACTTCCTAGATTCCCACTCGAAACAGGTTCTGCAATGGTAGTAAAACGTCTTCCTGAGTCCCAGAAGCCTTTATAAAGGTCTTATTACAAACTTTAATTTTCACTCAAAAACAAAAACTAAAGATTCTAGGACTTAGGACGATAGAATAGTATACACGCAAACAAGCACTTTTCACATTTTTATGTTACAATATGACGTCattcaattaaatatattttctttagCAAATACCTACAGCAAATGAATTGACTTGTAATGCATTTGTGTACGTGAGTCGATAAGATTACAACTTTAGATGTAAGCATACGTAATGCTTGGAGTAGGTTTGTTGGTTGAAGTTGCTTTATCTCTAATTGGTTCTCTGAAAGTTAATTTTGTACAAACTTTTATGAGAGCCTCTTCTAGTGAATAATAAAGTAAACATTATCTTACTTTACAACTTTGAATGCATCCACTATCCACGCGGCGACTGCTTTAGCTCGCGATAAATTTCTTGCGAAAATGTGCCTGTCTAATTTATCTACTGGATCCAGATACTTTTCCTCTTTTGGATTGATGACTCGAAGAGATGCTCTCGGCtaaaacatacataatattatgaattatttatttacaaacaagatatatacagtggtattactaaaaaaaaaaactagcttcaatctaaaataggcccttgaggcattgtacgaAGGacgattattgaattatttatattatgcaATACCTAATTACGAAAATGTATGATTGATATTTGTATACATGAAATAACACATTTATGTATGTCAAGAAAATCTTTTGCAGCAAAATTTTATAACGTACGTTTAATTGGCCAactaatttaaaatatatcGCATAGTTGCAGTTGAATGAGTTATCATTTAGCACGAATTATCAATTAGTATTGGTAAATGTCGCCTTTGGTAAGTATTGATGACTGATGATCAAATAAGAATGATGCATCCGAACTTTGGAATGCCAGTGTTTGATAATTAGCCTGAATAAATGTTTGAGAAAATGGTTTGGGAGGGAAGTATAAATTTGCGACATACATAGCTCTTGCCAATACACCATTAACCAAAAACAACATTTATGTGATAATACTTACAAGGTTCCACGTCACTTTCATTTCCAACAGTATTCTTGGATTACATCCTTTAGCCCTTTCCCTTTGTGTGCTGTCCTTAAGGGCATACCATTTTTTTTCTCCGTTATTTATTCTTAGGAGGGGTATTGAGATCTTTCCAACTATTTCAGATTTCTTTTCTTCGAAAATAGTGACTTCTAGGATCGATGTGATGTCCGTTACTGTGCTAAAATAGAGAATTGGTTAATCAACAGACATTTGAATATCAAATTAGAtgagtacctatttaaaataatataccgggtgtggcctgtaacacgagcaaataattaaaacatagattgtactcctcaaacagtgacacttttgttcaacaacttttaaaaattatgaagtatttagactccctatttttcatacaaaataaatattatattcaatggacgccatcgccgcgccatatcattgtgattgacgttgcttgtcatgccttaaacataacaaaattcgcgatacattgcgtattagaatACACTTTaaggtgtattaaaaatcaaaccacaagttatttttaaaagtcgctgaacaaatgttggtcagtatgaggagtacagcctacagtttaattttttgctcatattacaagccacacccgaTATGCAATTTGTGTTTAGAatttttggaataaaatagGCCGACGACTCCATTGGCGGTATAACAATAACAGTTTTTTATTgacaataaaaattattttttattataggtattattctaaacattattttaaaactCTTTTCCATAAGATGGTAAACTTTTTCGTTTGCCATACTACATACGATACTAGCTGCTAATATACAACAACTAAGTTACCGGCCTTAAAAGAGTTCTTGACAACTGTCGAAAATTACTTGAAAAGAGGAAAGCTATGAACTACACAGACAATGTAAATATTTTCATCCAATTAGGATCGTTGGTCTTGAATTCAGTGGGTGTTTGCAATCTGTCATTGTTCAGTTGTAAAACACAGTAGCAATCGTTTGCGGATAATCCCTTTCCTCCGTACACGAAAACTGATAAGCATCCCACGTCGGCATAGTCATCTCGAAGTCGAAACCAGGCCTgaaaattttacagattttaaagcttagtgtttaattttattaatattagatCTGATTGTCAACAGTTGTAGTTTCTAATTTGTATCTATAGGTCTTAAAACCCAAACAAGGCacagttttttaatttttaaattgtgtttggAATAAGAAGGTAAACTACAAAAGTTCTATGTTCGAGAGAAGTACGTGGCTTCTCTTACCTACACAACAAACTGTTGGTAGGTACATGACAAATATGTCTCAAATTTagaactaaaatatttttttcacattgTCAAAtagataatataaaaatatgttaggtatttatttacacgTTTACGTTGTTTTAGTTTCCTTTGCCTAACATATTCCTCCATGTCTAAAGCGATATTCTCTGGAGTCACCCCGCTGATAGTGAGCAAGATGAATAATTGGACGTTTGAGGAAGACCCTTTCAAATCCAAACGCATTTTGTGGGTCTTTTCCCTCTCCGTTTCTGACAGATCTATGTCGCTCCTGAAAAATTACAATTCCACACTTCCTGTTATTCGTCACAATCATTTCTGACGTATAGGATCATAAATATTTTCTCTCCTAAAATATTAGGTATTTGTTTGCAAAACAACTTACCCTCCAAGAAATATTTCTTTGTCCCATAATGAGATTTCCAGCATATTTTCCTCGAATAAATTAATGTTGAATAATTCTTGCCATTTGACAGACGACACTTGGCTTTTTATTGGTttagatttatatttttctgaTCCTAACCTAGAacaaatcaaatatgaaccgttCATTTATGATATCTGAGATTTATTTGTTATCCACACCAGCGTGTATAAATGCCGTTCAAATAATTACTATTTCCATAAAGCCGCAAATGTACATTTAGTAAACACAATTGTgtcaattattattaaatcttggAAAATCATCAATTATTTCAACCCTTTCGGTTTTCGTAGAAATTCACGCACCACTTACCGAAAA from Cydia fagiglandana chromosome 11, ilCydFagi1.1, whole genome shotgun sequence encodes the following:
- the LOC134668566 gene encoding multiple C2 and transmembrane domain-containing protein-like, which translates into the protein MSCSLLVQINIKTSVMESYKKNEPTNTLTKRHFASINSRIQNKYEQMQKRLEKSKSVDSLTGIHDSFVFVQAHEVDENSKQRRDGILPEDKKPPDTFKVIVEEIPVNTTLLQEVNETYDVSYSETFNETERNIDKLFDGQYEYSLTTSTSLESLNTLNNESTEYEESLPPPSPPVHKTTIRDRIGSRIAAVKERRKDKKRESREKMEKLILSNTTRQDNTKIVKKTKVGTVTIALIEATGLERDTTEEKPRMLFCRFRLGSEKYKSKPIKSQVSSVKWQELFNINLFEENMLEISLWDKEIFLGGSDIDLSETEREKTHKMRLDLKGSSSNVQLFILLTISGVTPENIALDMEEYVRQRKLKQRKRAWFRLRDDYADVGCLSVFVYGGKGLSANDCYCVLQLNNDRLQTPTEFKTNDPNWMKIFTFTVTDITSILEVTIFEEKKSEIVGKISIPLLRINNGEKKWYALKDSTQRERAKGCNPRILLEMKVTWNLPRASLRVINPKEEKYLDPVDKLDRHIFARNLSRAKAVAAWIVDAFKVVKTCFEWESRKWNMIALLVWMVMCSIFRVWMLPLLFLLPFIWYRPDNYFLFSWRRYFKEDSIATTTDDHTKNEKEEKTSLRQKINSLQEMVQSVQNTIGKLASYGESVKNLYNFTVPFLSFLSITIILVIALVMFLIPVKYIFMLWGIHKFTRKILRPNRIPNNEILDLLSRVPDDETLLNCQELPLEETSEDDVH